From the genome of Streptacidiphilus sp. PB12-B1b:
CTGCAGGCCGCGGTGGGCTACTGGCAGTACTTCACCGGGCTGCCCGCGTGGCTGGTCGGCATCCACGTGGCCGGGGCCTGCCTGGTCTGGATCGCCACGCTGCGCATCCCCTTCGCCCTGCGCGAGCGCCCCGCAGCGGACGCCGATGCTGACACCGGCGCGGACATCGACAGGGGTGCCGCCGCCCCGGCCGCCGAGGAGCCCCGGCCGCTCGCCGCGCGCCCGTAGCCGCCGCGCCCGGCCTAACCAGGGCCCGGCGGCCCGTACCGTCAGCGGTCCTTGCGTCCGAAGATCCGGCGCAGCAGGCCCGGTCGGCGCTGCGCGGGCTGCCCCGGCGGGTCGACGACCACGCTGCCGCCGACCAGCTCGCCGACGACGGTGATCCGGTGCAGGACCAGCGCCCCGGGCTCCGCGCCCCGCTGGGAGCGGTCCCGGACGCCGCCGCCGCGGATGCTCAGCCCCATGGTGTCCACCGCATAGCCCGACGGAACGGTGATGCGCAGCGAGCCCCCGCGCATCCGCAGGCGTATCTCGCTCTCGGCGCCGCCGACCACGGCGTGGGTGTAGTCGAGCCGCGCCGAGCCGCCGTGCAGCTCCATCTCCAGCCGCTTCGGCACCGGCCAGGCGCCGTCGTACGCGAGGTTGCCGCCGACC
Proteins encoded in this window:
- a CDS encoding DUF1707 domain-containing protein; this encodes MSLPMPLEPENPKELGELRVSHEDRDQVAEALRVAAGDGRLTMEELDERLEAALTARTYADLAPLLADLPGAGAGVPAPSRSAAPAPVQPRELVRVKRVGGNLAYDGAWPVPKRLEMELHGGSARLDYTHAVVGGAESEIRLRMRGGSLRITVPSGYAVDTMGLSIRGGGVRDRSQRGAEPGALVLHRITVVGELVGGSVVVDPPGQPAQRRPGLLRRIFGRKDR